The genomic interval GACACAAGAGACAAATCTAGGGAACAGAGAGGAAACCCAAAGGAGCAGAAACTAGAAGTGAAAATAAAAGCCAGGGCCCCTGCACCTGCAGGAGGAATCGCAGGATCTGTGCACACTGGGGCCTGGTCTTCTAGGGCTCACCACAGCTGCCCCATCTGGTTGTGATACAATAATGGGACAAAAATACAGCAACAACATCTGTCACACGGACAGTTGGGAGGGAACTAGTGCCCAGGACAAGAGTAAACAACAAGCAGAGCAAGCAGCCTGAGAGCTGTGACAGCAGAGAGCTGTGACTGACAGCAGAGAGTTGTGACTGACAGCAGAGAGCTGTGACAGACAGCAGAGAGCCACAGAGGTCTCAGCAGAAAGCCACAGAGGCCTCCGCCTCCCCAGGACCAGGAATCAAACAAAAGCAGCCAAGTGGGTGCTCACCTCAGGCAGGAAAATGCAGAGGCCCAGTGACACCGAGTGGCAGTGAGGACAGGAAGGGATTTACAGTCACGCGAACTCAACACCCTGAAAAGGCTGGAAGTACTCTGAAGGGGACGACGGGCATTAATTCCCCCAAAAAGACTGGAGGTCAGAGCCAGGGCAGACTCTCATCTGGAGCACGGAGGGATAAAGGGGCCCTCAGCTACAATCActttttatatgcttttaaattATTCTGATACCACGGGTCGGTAGACATTTGGGGGTACTTGAACACTTTGCCTTCATAAAGCAAGGTCAAGGGTAGTTACAGTCAGGACAGCACCACAGCTGCAGAAACATGGTACTGCCCTACCCCGACTCAGCAGAAGAGACTGCAGCTTGCCCAGCTGTGAAAACATCCTGCTGGCCCTGTCCTCCCATACTTCAGCCCTCAAGCTGATTCCTCTGGTTCAAACACACAGCAACAGCCTCTTAGGGGCCAAAACTGGGCCATGAAAAGCCaggccaccacatccagccacCGATAGAGGCTAGAGAGTAGAGGGGTCAGCTCAGCATCAGGCGCAGACAGCTGGTAGGACAGTAGCCTCTCTCCAGAACCTTTCCATAAAGCATGTGGTGTCTGTCGTGGGCCTGGACCACACAGGTGTAACCCACCAGACCTGAGATGCCTAAGCAGGGACTGGACCTCACGGTGATGGGTTAGTTCTGGTTAGTGAACTTGAATCTTGGTGACATACACTTACATATGATCCAGGTTCCACGTACTGAAGAGAATCCGGCTCTCTCTGTTGCCATAGGGGTTGATGGAGTGCTTGGAAAGACAGCTCTCCAGGTCAAAGGGGCCCTGCAGTGAGTGAGGACAGGGGTTGGAAATACAGGACTGAGGACCCTGACTGCTCTCCTCCCAGCCATCAAGCTTGCTGGAACTGACCGGCCCCACGAGTCGTTTAGTTAACGAACAGATCTTTGAACAGGCAGTGCCAGCACCTGTACCCCGAGCactaggaggcaaaggcaggaggatttacaGTGAggccagggaggtggctcaggaggaaaaagtgcctgccacacaagcctgagaaCCAGGTGCGATCCCTGTAGCCAGGTGTGGTTTATCCTCTGAGCACACTCAagctgtggcatgtgcacattctcacacacaaaccttatacacatatacacaaaagtaaGATAttaagtcagcctgggctatatagtgagcttAAATATGGTCTCAACTACATGGCAAAACTCCATcttcacaaaacaaaattgtttgCTGTTCAGTAGAGACTGAAATTTCTctctttggggctggggagacagttcGGTGATGAAGAGCACCTGGGTCTGACTCTGTGAAGCCAGAGGCATCACGGAGCCTGAGACATGCACTGCccacacatggctcacaaccattgagagcttcagttccaggggatccgacaccctctctggcctccagaagGCACCAGGAACAtaggtatacagacatacacacaggcaaaacactcaaacacataaacatcTTTTTAACTCTGTCCTTGGGATTCAACCTGCCCTTGCCATTCTATCACCTATGACCTTACCCTCTGAGTTTCCAGACGACAAAAGCATTCCCGCCCCTGTTGCTAGAACCTGCTGTTCCCAGCATGCTCCTGTGCTCCTAGGGTACCACACACTGCCACCCCAACGATTACACACCACCATCCCCTCTTGGGTCGGCGGCTGcccatcctctctgcctcctaccccAGAAGAGCTATGCTCTGCAGTATTCTTCGTGGCCCCAGAACAAAGGGCACAGGTTTACCTGGCAGGAGAACCATCCTTCTGGAGTACAAAGGCGGCTGCTGGCCTCTGCACTTCTGTCGAAATAGCTGCCATTGTACTGCACGGACTTGAGCTTCTGGCACATGGAGCTGAGGACTCGAAGGTACTCTTCTTGAGCCGCTGCATCCACCACAGAGGTGTAAGCGCTCACCTGCAAGACAGCCAGAGGCATCAAGGAGCCTGAAACATGCACTGCCTATGCTTTAACACCTGCATTCAGTTACCAACCTATGCCCAGCATCGGTCATCAGGAACCTGCCCCAGCCCAGTCCTACAGTGAGAGCGTCTGACCACTGCACAACTGTCACTGCCTTGAAAAAGCACTCTAACCCCACGAGATGGATCAACACAACAATGCGATCCATCAAGCTGGGAGAACGAAATATGATCAGGCCAAGCAGaatggtacacatctgtaattccagcacttgggaggctgacgTAGAAGGATTGaaaaggctagcctggtctatgtagcaagatcctatctggaaaaaaaattattatcataTAAGTCAGCAGAAAGCAGTGTTCCCTCTGCTCGGGAGAGCAGTGCTGACATAAAGAgctccatctctgcagcctgcagGTAGGTATCAGGATCAATTCATCAATGTTAGGTCATGGCAGGACAGTCACCAAGGCCACAATGAGGAGCCTTACTCAAAAACAGACAACGAAGGCCTAGCTGACCCctctaggaggcagaggaagggggaagattTAAAAACAGAGCCCACACctgctgctccagctgcctgGCCACTCAGACCTCTGTTGGCATGTGCCAAACTTTGGTTACTGTCCAGCAAACTCAAGCTGTGTATTCTCGGCCCTCCTGTCTGCCTGGGTTTGGCTCCTGCCACCTAGAAGCAGAGCAGTCAGATATGGGGCACCATTGTCTGCCACACTGCATGCAGACCTATCTCCAGCATGGAGGATGGCTAACAGGTAAGTGCAGGAGAGTGCCACAGCAGCATGTGCCCAGTGCAGACAGCCTGAGAGCCCAGCAGGCACAGTGCAGACAGCCTGAGAGCCCAGCAGACCCAGTGTAGACAGCCTGAGAGCCCAGTAGGCACAGTGCAGACAGCCTGAGAGCCCAGCAGGCCCAGTGTAGACAGCCTAAGAGCCCAGCAGACCCAGTGTAGACAGCCTGAGAGCCCAGCAGGCCCAGTGTAGACAGCCTGAAAGCCCAGCAGGCCCAGTGCAGACAGCCTGAGAGCCCAGCAGGCCCAGTGCAGACAGCCTGAGAGCCCANNNNNNNNNNNNNNNNNNNNNNNNNNNNNNNNNNNNNNNNNNNNNNNNNNNNNNNNNNNNNNNNNNNNNNNNNNNNNNNNNNNNNNNNNNNNNNNNNNNNNNNNNNNNNNNNNNNNNNNNNNNNNNNNNNNNNNNNNNNNNNNNNNNNNNNNNNNNNNNNNNNNNNNNNNNNNNNNNNNNNNNNNNNNNNNNNNNNNNNNNNNNNNNNNNNNNNNNNNNNNNNNNNNNNNNNNNNNNNNNNNNNNNNNNNNNNNNNNNNNNNNNNNNNNNNNNNNNNNNNNNNNNNNNNNNNNNNNNNNNNNNNNNNNNNNNNNNNNNNNNNNNNNNNNNNNNNNNNNNNNNNNNNNNNNNNNNNNNNNNNNNNNNNNNNNNNNNNNNNNNNNNNNNNNNNNNNNNNNNNNNNNNNNNNNNNNNNNNNNNNNNNNNNNNNNNNNNNNNNNNNNNNNNNNNNNNNNNNNNNNNNNNNNNNNNNNNNNNNNNNNNNNNNNNNNNNNNNNNNNNNNNNNNNNNNNNNNNNNNNNNNNNNNNNNNNNNNNNNNNNNNNNNNNNNNNNNNNNNNNNNNNNNNNNNNNNNNNNNNNNNNNNNNNNNNNNNNNNNNNNNNNNNNNNNNNNNNNNNNNNNNNNNNNNNNNNNNNNNNNNNNNNNNNNNNNNNNNNNNNNNNNNNNNNNNNNNNNNNNNNNNNNNNNNNNNNNNNNNNNNNNNNNNNNNNNNNNNNNNNNNNNNNNNNNNNNNNNNNNNNNNNNNNNNNNNNNNNNNNNNNNNNNNNNNNNNNNNNNNNNNNNNNNNNNNNNNNNNNNNNNNNNNNNNNNNNNNNNNNNNNNNNNNNNNNNNNNNNNNNNNNNNNNNNNNNNNNNNNNNNNNNNNNNNNNNNNNNNNNNNNNNNNNNNNNNNNNNNNNNNNNNNNNNNNNNNNNNNNNNNNNNNNNNNNNNNNNNNNNNNNNNNNNNNNNNNNNNNNNNNNNNNNNNNNNNNNNNNNNNNNNNNNNNNNNNNNNNNNNNNNNNNNNNNNNNNNNNNNNNNNNNNNNNNNNNNNNNNNNNNNNNNNNNNNNNNNNNNNNNNNNNNNNNNNNNNNNNNNNNNNNNNNNNNNNNNNNNNNNNNNNNNNNNNNNNNNNNNNNNNNNNNNNNNNNNNNNNNNNNNNNNNNNNNNNNNNNNNNNNNNNNNNNNNNNNNNNNNNNNNNNNNNNNNNNNNNNNNNNNNNNNNNNNNNNNNNNNNNNNNNNNNNNNNNNNNNNNNNNNNNNNNNNNNNNNNNNNNNNNNNNNNNNNNNNNNNNNNNNNNNNNNNNNNNNNNNNNNNNNNNNNNNNNNNNNNNNNNNNNNNNNNNNNNNNNNNNNNNNNNNNNNNNNNNNNNNNNNNNNNNNNNNNNNNNNNNNNNNNNNNNNNNNNNNNNNNNNNNNNNNNNNNNNNNNNNNNNNNNNNNNNNNNNNNNNNNNNNNNNNNNNNNNNNNNNNNNNNNNNNNNNNNNNNNNNNNNNNNNNNNNNNNNNNNNNNNNNNNNNNNNNNNNNNNNNNNNNNNNNNNNNNNNNNNNNNNNNNNNNNNNNNNNNNNNNNNNNNNNNNNNNNNNNNNNNNNNNNNNNNNNNNNNNNNNNNNNNNNNNNNNNNNNNNNNNNNNNNNNNNNNNNNNNNNNNNNNNNNNNNNNNNNNNNNTGAGAGCCCAGCAGGCACAGTGCAGACAGTCTGAGAGCCCAGCAGGCACAGTGCAGACACAGTCTGAGAGCCCAGCAGGCCCAGTGCAGACAGTCTGAGAGCCCAGCAGGCCCAGTGCAGACACAGTCTGAGAGCCCAGCAGGCCCAGTGCAGACAGTCTGAGAGCCCAGCAGGCACAGTGCAGACACAGTCTGAGAGCCCAGCAGGCACAGTGCAGGCAGGCAGTGGCCACAGTGGCAAGAGAACAACCAGGGCTTGAGGCCAGCTAGTCAGGCAGGTCCTCCACACCCCTGGGAAATGGAGGAGCTTCAACACAGCAGGGGGCTCTGTGAACACATGTCCATGTCAGGTTTGCTCAGACACTAACACTGAGTTCAAGCTATACTGCAGAGTCAGAAGACTTGGTGGAGTGTGAGCATGAAGGAAGCATGCAGCCGAAGGATCTGCTTTAAGCCAAGAAGCTCAAGTGTGCCACGGTGTAAACGACAGACAGATGGAAAAGCCCTAGGCCTGTGGcactgcccagctactgtgcAGGTGCCCAAGCTTCTGTTGATAAATATGCCTACAAGGAGATCAGGGAGACAAAGGTCCCCAGGAGCTGAGCTGCTGTCCCCAAACCAGGACAGCCTCCTAGACCTCAGGCAGAGGGGTATCAGGGCACCAGGACAGCCTTCTAGACCTCAGGCAGAGGGGTATCGGGGCACCAGGACAGCCTCCTCCTAGACCTCAGGCAGAGGGGTATCAGGGCTCCAGAACAACCTCCTAGAACTCAGGCAGAGGGGTATAAAGGCTCCAAAACAGCCTCCTAGAACTCAGGCAGAGGGGGTATCGGGGCACCAGGACAGCCTTCTAGAACTCAGGCAGAGGGGTATCAGGGCACCAGGACAGCCTTCTAGAACTCAGGCAGAGGGGTATCGGGGCACCAGGACAGCCTCCTAGACCTCAGGCAGAGGGGGTATCAGGGCTCCAGAACAGCCTTCTAGACCTCAGGCAGAGGGGTATCAGGGCACCAGGACAGTCTCCTCCTAGACCTCAGGCAGAGGGGGTATCAGGGCTCCAGAACAACCTCCTAGAACTCAGGCAGAGGAGTATCAAGGCTCCAAAACAGCCTCCTAGAACTCAGGCAGAGGGGGTATCGGGGCACCAGGACAGCCTCCTAGACCTCAGGCAGAGGGGTATCAGGGCACCAGGACAGCCTCCTAGACCTCAGGCAGAGGGGTATCAGGGCACCAGGACAGCCTCCTCCTGGAGCTCAGGTGTAACTGTACTGGAGCCGCTGGCCGCTCTTCTCACAAAGGTCTTATCTAGTCATGAGCAGAGACCTAGCAGGTGACTCAGAGCGTATCTACAAAGCACCCAAGAAGCAGGTCTCTCCAGTCCTGTGCCCCACTTCTGCAAGGTCAGAGGACTGCAATGTGcccagagaaaaagaagcagagtcCTGGGGGATACTACCACCCAGTTACGGTGGTGTCAACAGGACAATGGAGGAGACACGGGAAGCATCCGCAATAGAATTAAGTTCATGTCACAACTCAATTGCCATTAAGTTCTGCACAAGACTCAAGCTGTTGTGGCTGTAAATCATCAGGGTCTCTGCCAAACAGAAAGTGAGTAAGAGctaaggctgaggctgaggctggggccTCTAACCCTAACCAAAGGACACAGCCCAGAAAGGTTCTAATGCCTGCCGGACAAGGGCTCAGAGGCTAAAGTGCAGAAGAAACCAAATGTATGGGACGGGAAGGTCTGCCTCTCTAAGGTGCATACCCCTTCTGCTGACATAGTAGCAACCTCACACCTAGGCATCAGAAAAGGGGTGACAAACCCACCAACGGATCCCCATCCCGCGCCGAGCACTCACAGCATGACCTGACTGTGGTCTTACCTCTCTCAGGTAACCCCGGATCCGACTCTCACAGCTGTATCTCAGGTAGCCAGACTTATTCCTGAATCGAGACTCCAAACCTGCAAGAAGGATGACACCCTGGAATCCACAGGCAGACCACAGCCTCTTTCTTCGTTTGCATCTGCCACAGCTCAGGAGCCAAGAAAActaaaaaggggtgggggagggtccCAGAAGCTGCACCACCTGCAGAGATTCCTGAAAGTGGTGTGCACACTCTGTTTATGAGGCACCTCAGTCACAGACAAGAGGTTGGCTCTAGGCTGGCCTTCAGTCACTCAAAGTTAGCCCATCTGGACTGAGCAACCCAAGTGCTCACCCGCAGGTAATGGGCAAAGGCGCCCCGATTAAAGGACAACAGGATTATACTATTAAAGAGGAAGGGTACCATGCTGCATGAGATGAGCATCAGCATCGGGACAAACACTGTACGATGCCACTCACAGGCGGTGCCGAGTGACACGTGGAGGTGTCCCATTTATAGAGCTAGAGACTGGAGAGGGAGAGGTTGGGCTGCAGAGCCACAGAGCTTGGACTGTGCAAGATGAAACGGCCCTGAGAGCAAATACTGGTCACGGTGACAGAACAAGGTAGAGGTGCTGGACACACTGAATGCCGCAAACTGCACCCTCAACTGCCATACAGCAGACTCACCCAACCATAGACCTTAACTATTTAAAAGTCTTACATCTGGCCAGGTGGGGTGGCACATGCTATTAATCCTATATGAACTAAATAAGGAGGTTGTCCTCCGTTTTAAAGgatttatgtttttgtgtgtgtgtgcatatggtgtACATggatgtacacatatgtgtgcatatctgtgcagGTATactcacccatgcatgcacatgcagggGGAAGAAGTTACCACTGGGTGTCTTTCTCTATGACTTTCCACCCTTActgactgagacagggtctttctctaagcctggagctcactgtttgaGCCATACTGGCTaaccagcaaaccccagggatctgcctgactctggcCCCCAATCCTGAGGTTGAACAAGTACCACCACTCCTGGATTTTATATGggggctggggatcaaacctcGAGTCATCATGCTTTAGCAGCAAGCActgccactaagccatctccttagGCTGTTGCTTCTTGTCATTATTCCTTAGAGACCAGCCAACTGCTACTTTCCCAGGATTACATTGCATCAGGTACCTTAAATTACCTAGGGATGGTATGAAGTATATAGGAAGGATCCCGGGAGTTTGTTGGACAGTCAGTCTAGCCTATTCAATAGGCCCTAGTCAACAAGATCCTGTCTGAGGAGATGAATGGTATTCCTGAGAATGTTACTCagttatcctctctctctctctctctctctctctctctctctctctctctctctctctctccccctctatctctatctcttctctcccctccctcccctctctctctccctcttgcccacatctctctcttctcctctttctctctccttctctctctcctctccccctccccctcctctctctctgtcctttcccccaactctctctcctctccctcaaaTGGTAAGGTGGTAAATTCTAAGTTCTGTGCATTTCCAGGCTGCCCAGGACACTGCCTCAACCCACAAGTCCTGGTTAGATACCTTCCCATGGACACCTTTTGTTATCACTCACTCCAGAGGCCAGTAGCCTTGGTTGAGAAGCATTGGGATCTGAAATAGACAGATCTCCCTGAGCCTCTCTGCTCCAAAGAGGCTCTCCTCTGCTTGCCCCAAACACCCTGGCTATCATGGTCATCCCAGTCCATATACCTTCAAACCAGGATGGGTCCTGCTCCCGGGTCTCTGCAGTAATGTTCTGGCTCACATGATGCAGAAGGTCGGCCAGCAGCTTTTGCCTCAGTGGGGCCTGCTCATCTGACAGCAGTTGCCGTGCAGCCTGGATGACCCCGGCGTGTGGCTCATTAAACACACTGAGGAAACGTGTGATGTCACTCACATCTGTCACCACCAggagacaaacagaaacacattcATGCTGTTCTGGCTCCAAGAACTCAGCCCAGAGACTGCCAGACATCAGGACTCTGGGGACACCAACCCTTTCCCTGGCCTGACACCTCCACTGAGGTGACACTACAATTCCTCTGGCCACCTCCTGTCAGGTGAGGGTTGTAGTATCCTCTTAAAGCAGTACATTTGGTATTCTGGCCTTCCTCCTCCATACCAAGTCACCTCCTTTGGCCATCTCCTTAGGACCCCATTTTCAGACCTCCCAAACCCTCACCTTGGAGTCTTCGCACAGTGCCTATAGTGAGCTTTCCCAGCAAGCTAAACACCAAGTGCACTCTACAGAGGATTTTAACCAAAGAGGAGCAAGCAGAATTCAGTAACACTTAAAAAGCACAGACCACAGCCAAATGAGGCCGCAAGTCTGGCTTGTAATCAGAACTCAGTGAGATCCAGTGTTATTAACAAGCTGAAGAAGTAAGTTCTTGTGATACCAAAGGATGCAGAAAACAGCAGGAGGAAACCTCAGGCAGCCAGGACGTAACAAGAGGTTCCTGGACAGTGCAAATGCGCTGTGAAGTGAGAATCTGGATTTATGAAGGTCAGAACTTTGGAAGCTGGTTCTGGGGGCATGTGCTTGGAATATGAGCAGTTGGGAAGAAGTAGAAGCGGGAGAGTCACAAGTTTTAGACCAGCCTTAGCTACAAaatgaatttaaggctagcctcgGCAACATGTAACCTtgtcctccccctttctcttgcAAATCTCAACCTTTGACTCTGGTACAGAGCATGGAAAGAGCAAGGCCAGTTAGCTCTGAGTTGGTTGGAACTCAGTTCCAATAAAGAGAGTGAAAACCTACACAGCAGGAGATATTTAAAAACCACATTATCTTACACGGAACTCATAACCAGGATATTCTGGGGGTGGGGTAAATACTTAAACAGCTTTATAAATCCAACTAAGAAACACAAAAGACATGAAGAATCGCTTCACGGAGGAGTACCTGCAAGTGGCAAATAGGAAGATGATACCCAATCCCATTAGCCACCAGGGAAATTCGGATTAAGACCACAATGATCTGTCATCACACCTACCTAGAATAGCCTGAATGAAAACCATGATACCTGAGAGCATTTCAGCTCACCTGTACAGCCCAGAGCAACTGGGAACTGAGCCAAGACCTGATCTgatctgccctgccctgccctgcccagcacAGCAGCACCTTCCCCAGTATCAATCCTTCCCCCTTGgcagtttcaaaattaaaaacaaagttcttCAGCAAAAGTTTTTAGCACTCAGCGCCCCTGACCTGATCTTCTAGTTTCCTGCTCGAGCCCCTGAACGCGGCCATAAATCGTGTGGGTCCCTCCCATCTCCAAAGTGTTCCTACTCACAGCCGTGCCAGGTCTCTCCAGCGGTGAGCAATAGGAGCTCAGCGTCGTTAGGAAGGCCGGGGAAGCAGTCGTCGGTCACTTCGGTGCCATCTTCGTACAGGCAAAGCCGGGAGCCGGGCACCGGGAGCTGGAGGACAAGAAGATCAGCTTGTCCCACAACAGTCTTGGCTTCCAGACAGACAGCTCTGGGTACCTTAGAAGCCCAGAGCCCGTCCATGCCCATCCAA from Mastomys coucha isolate ucsf_1 unplaced genomic scaffold, UCSF_Mcou_1 pScaffold18, whole genome shotgun sequence carries:
- the Dffb gene encoding DNA fragmentation factor subunit beta, translating into MCAVLRQPKCVKLRALHSACKFGVAARSSQELLRKGCIRFQLPVPGSRLCLYEDGTEVTDDCFPGLPNDAELLLLTAGETWHGYVSDITRFLSVFNEPHAGVIQAARQLLSDEQAPLRQKLLADLLHHVSQNITAETREQDPSWFEGLESRFRNKSGYLRYSCESRIRGYLREVSAYTSVVDAAAQEEYLRVLSSMCQKLKSVQYNGSYFDRSAEASSRLCTPEGWFSCQGPFDLESCLSKHSINPYGNRESRILFSTWNLDHIIEKKRTVVPTLAEAIQDGREVNWEYFYSLLFTAENLKLVHIACHKKTTHKLQCDRSRIYRPQTGSRRKQPARKRRTQKHQ